From a region of the Desulfuromonas sp. KJ2020 genome:
- a CDS encoding adenylosuccinate synthase, giving the protein MANVIIVGAQWGDEGKGKVVDIYTEYANDVVRYQGGNNAGHTLVVGDEKTVLHLIPSGILHEGKRCIIGNGVVLDPEVFIREITNLKKKGYLKDDSQLVIDGNVHVIMPYHREIDKAREARSGARKIGTTGRGIGPTYEDKIGRRGIRLNDLVKPQVFARKLKEILPEKNFYLEKFLGQNPLSEEAILEEYSGYAQVLEKYLGRASLILNESIEAGHNILFEGAQGSLLDIDHGTYPYVTSSSTIAGGACTGAGVGPRFIDEVIGISKAYVTRVGEGPFPTELNDEMGEKLRQIGQEFGATTGRPRRTGWFDAVALREAVRTNGLTGLAITKLDVLNELDTIKICTAYSYHGDMVETFPQDPDILAECKPVYEEMEGWNSDLSGVRSYDELPEKARLYLKKLEEVTGCPIALVSVGPRRDQTMQVKNPFGSN; this is encoded by the coding sequence ATGGCTAATGTAATTATCGTAGGCGCCCAATGGGGCGATGAAGGCAAGGGCAAGGTCGTTGATATCTACACCGAGTATGCCAACGATGTCGTCCGCTACCAGGGCGGCAACAACGCCGGGCACACCCTGGTCGTCGGTGACGAGAAAACCGTCCTCCACCTGATCCCCTCCGGCATCCTGCACGAAGGCAAGCGCTGCATCATCGGCAATGGCGTGGTCCTTGACCCCGAAGTTTTCATCCGCGAAATTACCAACCTGAAGAAAAAAGGGTACCTCAAAGACGACAGCCAACTGGTCATCGACGGCAACGTGCATGTCATCATGCCCTACCACCGGGAGATCGACAAAGCCCGCGAAGCCCGTTCCGGCGCTCGCAAGATCGGCACCACCGGACGGGGTATCGGCCCGACCTACGAAGACAAGATCGGCCGCCGCGGCATTCGTCTCAACGATCTGGTGAAGCCGCAGGTCTTCGCTCGTAAGCTCAAGGAAATTCTGCCCGAGAAGAACTTTTACCTTGAGAAGTTTCTGGGACAGAATCCTCTGTCCGAAGAAGCCATCCTCGAGGAGTACAGCGGCTACGCCCAGGTACTGGAGAAATACCTGGGTCGCGCCTCCCTCATCCTCAACGAGAGCATCGAGGCCGGGCACAACATCCTTTTCGAGGGCGCTCAGGGAAGTCTGCTTGACATCGACCACGGGACTTACCCCTACGTCACCTCGTCCTCAACCATCGCCGGCGGCGCCTGCACCGGTGCAGGTGTCGGGCCCCGGTTCATCGACGAAGTCATCGGCATCTCCAAAGCCTATGTCACCCGCGTCGGCGAAGGCCCCTTCCCCACCGAACTCAATGACGAGATGGGCGAAAAGCTGCGCCAGATCGGCCAGGAGTTTGGCGCTACAACGGGCCGCCCCCGGCGGACGGGTTGGTTTGACGCCGTGGCCCTGCGTGAGGCCGTGCGCACCAACGGCCTGACCGGGCTGGCCATCACCAAGCTCGACGTTCTCAACGAACTCGACACCATCAAGATCTGTACGGCCTATTCCTACCATGGCGACATGGTGGAGACATTCCCGCAGGATCCCGACATTTTGGCCGAATGCAAACCGGTATATGAAGAAATGGAAGGGTGGAATTCCGACCTGTCGGGCGTACGCTCTTACGATGAGCTGCCGGAGAAAGCCCGCCTTTACCTTAAGAAGCTCGAAGAGGTGACTGGCTGCCCCATCGCCCTCGTTTCCGTGGGTCCCCGACGTGACCAGACCATGCAGGTAAAGAATCCTTTCGGCTCCAATTAA
- a CDS encoding ATP phosphoribosyltransferase regulatory subunit: MPIPDNAIEAMLPKGVKDFLPVKAAKIDFLRSSLLSVFSLWGFRPVIPPSLEFLHDLERGLGAGLREKTFRFDDRQSGKLVAFPPDITPQVARIVATRMREMPLPLRLCYSGRVLRHTEIQAGKDREIFQAGVELIGLESPEADAEMIAMAVECLKNLGAGEFTIDIGQVEFFRGVMENLPVSGDRARLIQAAIARKDNSGLKELLADLPLTEQARAEVMALPRLFGGREVLQKAENVVSNDRSRKALSDLKKVLDILEVYGVEDHVTFDLGELRGLDYHTGVTFQGFLTGFGRAVCFGGRYDNLTAAYGYPAPATGFAFNLLNLLFALDKRLDELAVCQTDVLIFQSAPDKELAQRLAQTLRKKGISAARDIIPRDLEGSLAYARKMNFRYVMILSPAQDIRLINLTDGSEKSVSYPSIQDESFVL, encoded by the coding sequence ATGCCTATTCCCGATAACGCCATCGAGGCCATGCTCCCCAAAGGAGTGAAGGATTTCCTCCCGGTCAAGGCGGCCAAGATTGACTTTCTTCGCAGCAGCCTGCTCAGCGTTTTCAGCTTGTGGGGCTTTCGTCCCGTCATCCCGCCGTCCCTCGAATTTCTCCATGACCTGGAGCGGGGCCTAGGGGCCGGACTGCGGGAGAAGACCTTCCGTTTCGACGACCGTCAGAGCGGCAAACTGGTGGCCTTTCCCCCCGACATCACTCCCCAGGTCGCCCGCATTGTCGCCACGCGCATGCGCGAGATGCCGCTGCCGCTGCGTCTGTGCTATTCGGGCCGGGTTCTGCGCCACACCGAGATACAGGCCGGCAAGGACCGTGAGATCTTTCAGGCGGGAGTCGAGCTGATTGGCTTGGAAAGTCCGGAGGCCGATGCCGAAATGATCGCCATGGCCGTGGAGTGTCTTAAAAATTTGGGGGCGGGTGAATTCACCATCGATATCGGTCAGGTCGAGTTCTTTCGAGGCGTCATGGAAAACCTGCCCGTCTCCGGCGACCGGGCCCGGCTGATTCAGGCCGCCATCGCCCGTAAAGACAATTCCGGCCTCAAAGAGCTTTTGGCCGATCTGCCCCTGACCGAGCAGGCCCGAGCCGAAGTAATGGCGCTCCCCCGCCTCTTCGGCGGCCGGGAGGTTCTGCAAAAGGCCGAAAACGTGGTGAGCAACGACCGTTCGCGCAAAGCGCTGTCCGACCTCAAAAAAGTTTTGGATATCCTTGAGGTCTATGGGGTTGAGGACCATGTCACCTTTGACCTTGGCGAACTGCGCGGACTCGACTACCATACGGGTGTAACCTTCCAGGGGTTCCTCACCGGCTTCGGCCGTGCCGTCTGCTTCGGCGGCCGCTACGACAACCTGACCGCTGCCTACGGCTATCCGGCCCCGGCCACGGGCTTCGCCTTCAATCTGCTCAACCTGCTCTTTGCCCTGGACAAACGACTGGATGAACTGGCCGTCTGCCAGACCGACGTGCTCATTTTTCAGTCCGCCCCGGACAAGGAACTGGCCCAGCGCCTGGCCCAGACTCTGCGGAAAAAAGGCATCTCCGCCGCTCGCGATATCATTCCCCGCGATCTGGAAGGCTCCCTGGCCTATGCTCGCAAAATGAACTTCCGTTATGTCATGATTCTGTCGCCGGCGCAGGATATCCGCCTCATCAACCTCACGGACGGTTCCGAAAAATCGGTGTCCTATCCATCGATCCAGGACGAAAGTTTCGTTCTTTAA